A DNA window from Solanum lycopersicum chromosome 3, SLM_r2.1 contains the following coding sequences:
- the LOC138347568 gene encoding uncharacterized protein, with the protein MDVHIAIYIHFDICSDVYVDVHITVYVYVQADIYVYVSINLHLDVYVHVNIEVYINVDVDIHINLHIDVHVHIDIHVHVDINVNIHSDIYVDVYIEVHVDIHVDIHIDVYIDIKIDGNIYVFVHVHIHIYIYIHVDVDVHVDDYNTPYPK; encoded by the coding sequence ATGGATGTACATATTGCCATTTACATTCACTTTGACATCTGCAGTgatgtttatgttgacgttcacattaCCGTTTACGTTTACGTTCAAGCTGACATTTATGTGTACGTAAGCATAAACCTTCACTTAGATGTTTACGTTCACGTTAACATTGAAGTTTACATTAATGTTgacgttgacattcacattaaccttcacattgacgttcatgttcacattgacattcatgttcatgttgacattaACGTTAACATTCATTCTgacatttatgttgatgtttacattgaggttcacgttgacattcatgttgatattcACATAGATGTTTACATTGACATTAAAATTGATGGTAATATTTACGTTTTCGTTCACGTGCACATTCACATTTACATTTACATTcacgttgatgttgatgttcacgttgatgattataatacacCATATCCAAAATAg